A window of the Janthinobacterium agaricidamnosum NBRC 102515 = DSM 9628 genome harbors these coding sequences:
- the zapE gene encoding cell division protein ZapE: MNVEEFYQNALQQRDFKPDDAQRRAVDRLQRAYEEWVAFKARRSNGLKRLILRPEVPRGVYMWGGVGRGKSFLMDSFYSVVPLVRKTRLHFHEFMRGVHRQLDELKGVADPLDEVARRIAKKYRLICFDEFHVSDIADAMILYNLLSALFANGVSFIMTSNYDPDLLYPDGLHRNRMLPTIALLKEKLDVMNIDAGIDYRSRALEQVDSYYTPLGAAADKALRHAYASVAETADDDSRILIESREIRCLRRAGGIIWFDFATLCGGPRSQNDYLEIASRFHTVILSGIPAMSAAQSSEARRFTWLIDVFYDQKVKLLMSAEVPPEELYTNGTLSNEFHRTVSRIVEMQSREYMEKEQRGAADAMV, from the coding sequence ATGAATGTCGAAGAGTTTTATCAGAACGCGTTGCAGCAACGCGACTTCAAGCCGGATGACGCCCAGCGCCGCGCGGTCGACCGCCTGCAGCGCGCCTATGAGGAATGGGTGGCCTTCAAGGCGCGGCGCTCGAATGGCTTGAAACGCCTGATCCTGCGTCCCGAGGTGCCGCGCGGCGTCTACATGTGGGGCGGGGTGGGGCGCGGCAAATCGTTTTTGATGGACAGTTTTTATTCGGTGGTGCCGCTGGTGCGCAAGACGCGGCTGCACTTCCATGAATTCATGCGCGGCGTGCACCGCCAGCTCGATGAATTGAAAGGCGTGGCCGACCCGCTCGACGAGGTGGCGCGCCGCATCGCCAAGAAATACCGGCTGATCTGCTTCGATGAATTCCACGTCTCCGACATCGCCGATGCGATGATCCTGTACAACCTGCTGTCGGCGCTGTTCGCCAACGGCGTGTCGTTCATCATGACCTCGAACTACGATCCGGACTTGCTGTACCCGGACGGCTTGCACCGCAACCGCATGCTGCCGACCATCGCGCTGCTGAAGGAAAAGCTGGACGTGATGAATATCGACGCCGGCATCGATTACCGTTCGCGCGCGCTGGAACAGGTCGATTCGTATTACACGCCGCTGGGCGCGGCCGCCGACAAGGCGCTGCGGCACGCCTACGCCAGCGTGGCCGAGACCGCCGACGACGATTCACGCATCCTGATCGAAAGCCGCGAAATCCGCTGCCTGCGCCGCGCCGGCGGCATCATCTGGTTCGATTTCGCGACGCTGTGCGGCGGCCCCCGCTCGCAAAACGATTACCTGGAAATCGCCAGCCGTTTTCATACCGTGATATTGTCCGGGATACCGGCGATGTCGGCGGCACAATCTTCCGAGGCGCGCCGCTTCACCTGGCTGATCGACGTGTTTTACGATCAAAAGGTGAAACTGCTGATGTCGGCCGAAGTGCCGCCGGAAGAACTGTATACCAACGGCACGCTGTCGAATGAATTTCATCGCACCGTGTCGCGCATTGTCGAGATGCAATCGCGCGAATATATGGAAAAAGAACAGCGCGGCGCGGCCGATGCGATGGTGTGA
- the lpdA gene encoding dihydrolipoyl dehydrogenase codes for MSTKQFDVVVIGAGPGGYIAAIRAAQLGFSVACIDEWSNAKGGPAPGGTCTNVGCIPSKALLQSSEHFEHAGHSFAEHGIDVAGLTLNLGQMLKRKDTVVKQNNDGILYLFKKNKIAFFHGRAAFAGAASAEGYQISVSGAAAETLSARHVVIATGSNARELPGAPFDEKLILSNTGALAIDAVPARLGVIGAGVIGLEMGSVWRRLGAEVTVLEGLPVFLGAVDEQIAKEAAKLFAKQGLNINLGCKIGAITPGKNDVTVEYADAKGEAQKAVFDKLIISIGRTPNTNGLGADQVGLQLDERGFIAVDGDCKTNLPNVWAVGDVVRGPMLAHKAEEEGVAVAERIAGQHGHTNFNTIPWVIYTAPEIAWVGQTEQQLKAAGTAYKAGTFPFMANGRARALGDTSGMVKFLADAVTDEILGVHIVGPMASELISEAVVAMEFKASAEDIARICHAHPSLSEATKEAALAVDKRTLNF; via the coding sequence ATGAGTACTAAACAATTTGACGTAGTCGTCATCGGCGCCGGTCCTGGCGGTTATATCGCCGCCATCCGCGCCGCGCAACTGGGTTTTTCGGTGGCCTGTATCGATGAGTGGTCGAACGCCAAGGGCGGTCCCGCTCCAGGCGGCACCTGCACCAACGTCGGCTGCATTCCATCGAAGGCGCTGCTGCAATCGTCCGAGCATTTCGAACACGCCGGCCACAGCTTTGCCGAGCACGGCATCGACGTCGCCGGTTTGACGCTGAACCTGGGCCAGATGCTCAAGCGCAAAGATACCGTCGTCAAGCAAAACAATGACGGCATCCTGTACCTGTTCAAGAAAAACAAGATCGCCTTCTTCCATGGCCGCGCGGCATTCGCCGGCGCCGCCAGCGCCGAAGGTTATCAAATCAGCGTCAGCGGCGCCGCCGCCGAAACGCTGAGCGCCAGGCACGTGGTGATCGCGACCGGCTCCAACGCCCGCGAATTGCCAGGCGCGCCGTTCGATGAAAAACTGATCCTGTCGAACACCGGCGCACTGGCGATCGACGCCGTGCCAGCTCGGCTGGGCGTGATCGGCGCCGGCGTGATCGGCCTGGAAATGGGCAGCGTATGGCGCCGCCTGGGCGCTGAAGTGACGGTGCTGGAAGGCTTGCCGGTATTCCTCGGCGCGGTCGACGAGCAAATCGCCAAGGAAGCGGCCAAGCTGTTCGCCAAGCAGGGCCTGAACATCAACCTGGGTTGCAAGATCGGCGCGATCACCCCGGGCAAGAACGACGTCACCGTGGAATACGCGGACGCCAAGGGCGAAGCGCAAAAAGCCGTGTTCGACAAGCTGATCATCTCGATCGGCCGCACCCCGAACACCAACGGCCTGGGCGCCGACCAGGTCGGCCTGCAGCTCGACGAGCGCGGTTTCATCGCGGTCGACGGCGATTGCAAGACCAACCTGCCGAACGTGTGGGCGGTGGGCGACGTGGTGCGCGGCCCGATGCTGGCGCACAAGGCGGAAGAAGAGGGTGTCGCGGTGGCTGAACGCATCGCCGGCCAGCACGGCCACACCAACTTCAACACGATTCCATGGGTGATCTACACCGCGCCGGAAATCGCGTGGGTCGGCCAGACCGAACAGCAGCTGAAAGCCGCCGGCACCGCGTACAAGGCCGGCACCTTCCCATTCATGGCGAACGGCCGCGCACGCGCGCTGGGCGACACCTCGGGCATGGTCAAGTTCCTGGCCGATGCGGTCACCGACGAAATTCTCGGCGTGCACATCGTTGGCCCGATGGCGTCGGAATTGATTTCCGAAGCTGTGGTGGCGATGGAATTCAAGGCGTCGGCGGAAGACATCGCGCGCATTTGCCACGCTCACCCATCGCTGTCGGAAGCGACCAAGGAAGCCGCGTTGGCCGTCGATAAACGCACCTTGAACTTCTAA
- a CDS encoding PspC domain-containing protein, with product MIVSEEIQRLHELHQAGALTDAEFAQAKARLLNGGVKLDKEAPAPDEASHDLVQEFNRLRRSRGDRWLGGVCGGLGRASGMESWIWRLVFALFTLTFGFGVVIYLLLWIFVPDEEIGI from the coding sequence ATGATCGTCTCTGAAGAAATCCAGCGTCTGCATGAGTTGCACCAGGCTGGCGCGTTAACCGATGCGGAATTCGCGCAAGCGAAAGCCCGGCTGTTGAATGGCGGCGTCAAGCTCGACAAGGAAGCGCCTGCGCCGGACGAGGCATCGCATGACCTGGTGCAGGAATTCAACCGTTTGCGCCGTTCGCGCGGCGACCGCTGGCTGGGCGGCGTGTGCGGCGGGCTGGGCAGGGCGTCCGGCATGGAGTCCTGGATCTGGCGCCTGGTGTTCGCGCTGTTTACGCTGACGTTCGGCTTCGGCGTGGTGATTTACCTTCTTTTGTGGATATTCGTACCAGACGAAGAGATTGGGATTTAA